The following DNA comes from Flavobacterium sp. N3904.
TGGAACAGGAAATTGATACTGCTGCCTTTTACCGAATCAGCCGAAAATTCATCATTTCACTCAAAGCAATAAAAGAAATTGTGGTGTACAGCAACTCCAGATTGAAGATAATTTTGCCTACTTACAAGGAAGATGAGGTGGTTGTAAGTAGAGAAAAGGTCTCGGATTTTAAAAATTGGATCGGTTAAAAAATACTTGGTGTCATTGTTGAGGTTTGTTGTTTTAAAATACTGAATTAGAATATTTTAAATTACTACTATAGATTTTAATTATGACGATTTTATGCTTTAATAAACGCTTTTCTAACACCTATTAGCACAAAAATGAGTGAAGTATAAACGATGAAAAAAGGAACAATATATTCTATCCAGTTCAATGGTAACATAATGGCAATTATCAATAATTGAAAACCCAATCCGTAAACAGAAAGTAATGTCATAAACCAATTTGGAAACGTTTTTACCTTATAGGCTTCTTTGTCAAGGGTGTGAATTATTTTGTCAAAAGCACCATAAACAATAGTGTAAATTTTAAACAAAATATCCACCCATTTTTGACTTTCTCCAGGCAATGCTCGAGGAGATTTGTCCTCAAAAATTTTGCTGGTTGTATCTCCTCCCTCAGATTTATTTCTCAAAATGACATAGTAATAATTGTACAAAGTGCCTTGTAATTGTATGCCAATAAAAGCCAAAAGAGTAAAGCCAAAAGTGGTTTTTGAAACATAACAAATACTCATAAAAATCAAAAAGTTGAGGATAATGTCGAATACGCTATCAAGGTATCTTCCGGTATAAGATGGAGTGTTTTTGACACGAGATAATTCACCATCGGCGGCATCAATTATTGATTTTAAAATGATAAAAAATGAAGCAAAAAGATAGTGGTTTTGTAAAATACAAAAGATAGCAATAAGACCAGAAATACCAAAAAGAAGCGTTACGTGAATGGGTGTAAAACGAGTGTTTTTTAATTGATTGGCAAATATTTTGGCAAGCGGTCTACCGTAATCGGATAAATCAAGAAATTGATTTTGCGTAGCAAGTTTAGACATT
Coding sequences within:
- a CDS encoding CDP-alcohol phosphatidyltransferase family protein gives rise to the protein MSKLATQNQFLDLSDYGRPLAKIFANQLKNTRFTPIHVTLLFGISGLIAIFCILQNHYLFASFFIILKSIIDAADGELSRVKNTPSYTGRYLDSVFDIILNFLIFMSICYVSKTTFGFTLLAFIGIQLQGTLYNYYYVILRNKSEGGDTTSKIFEDKSPRALPGESQKWVDILFKIYTIVYGAFDKIIHTLDKEAYKVKTFPNWFMTLLSVYGLGFQLLIIAIMLPLNWIEYIVPFFIVYTSLIFVLIGVRKAFIKA